Part of the Flagellimonas eckloniae genome, TAAAGGTTACGACTACTTTAAGGACAAAAAGAAATTTGTCACTTCAGATGATATCCAGGCATTTTTTCGCATCACCGAGAAGAACCAACCTGATAATTTGATGAAGGTTTGGATCAAAGGAGACGAGAAACAGCAAATCTATTCCGTAAATGGGCCACCATCCAAAGCTATCACAAGTGGTACTGCACCAAAAGAATTGATAAATGAGCCTTTGCCCGCGTTTATCATCAAAAGAGAAAAAGCAGCTTGGGAGAATCCGTTTGCTTTGGTATTCAATCCTTACATTGAAGGAAATGAAAACCCCATTTCCAATGTTGCATTTTCCACGATAGAAAAATATCCAACCACACAGCTTATAGAAGTAGAACTAAAGGATAAAAAAACGGTGGACCACATTACCTTAAACGCTTCGGTCAGTGATATTGCCGAACGGAAATATTTTTATCAAAAAGGGTTGGTTTCCATAATTCGTAAACTCAAAGAAAGTAACGAGATAAGATTCTTGTTCCTTTCAGGAATGGAAAAGTTTGAATATCACGATTGGAGTATCATTACATCCGTTGAGGCTGCGACAGTTTCCATAGAACTAACAGAAGAAGGATATCAAATAGAAAATGACAAACCTGTGACTATTGGTATTCCTATTGGAAAAGATAGAAAAATGGCGGAATTGCAATTGTTTGAAGACGGAAAACTAGTATCAAGCAGAAAGGCTGTTGTTAGTAGGTCCAACCCAAATAAAATGAAAATCAAGTTATCAAAAGCATACAGCAATGCCAAGTTATTGCTAAAAGAATAAGACAAAACCAAACAAATTAAACACAGCAATGATGAAAAAAATAACAACATTACTACTACTATTTCTTTTGGCTTCGTACCAAAGTCCAGCACAAATATCAACCAAAAAAGAAAAATTATCTGATGATGAACGGATGGCTTGGTGGCGAGATGCCAAGTTTGGAATGTTCATTCATTGGGGAGCATACTCTATTATTGGAGGCGAACGTGGAACAAAAATTGCCGGAGGAGGTGCCGAATGGGCCATGGACAAGCTAGATTTTACTGTTGAGGATTACGAAAAATTTCCTGAAATGTTTAATCCAGTACTATTTGATGCCGATGCGTGGGTCTCTATGGCCAAGGATGCCGGCATGAAGTATATTGTAATTACTTCTAAACACCATGAAGGTTTTGGATTGTGGGATTCCAAAGTGTCAGATTACGATATAATGGATAGAGCTCCTTTTAAACGTGATATTATAAAAGAATTATCGGAAGCTTGTAAAAAACAAGGCATCAAGTTTTGTTTTTACTATTCCATTGTAGATTGGCACCATCCGCAGGCGCAAGGAAACTTATATCCAAATTACAACATCGCTCAGCATGACGACCCATCGGTGGTGAATCCAGAATTCCCAGAGTACTTTAACAACTATATGAAACCTCAGGTAAAGGAGTTATTGACCAATTACGGGGACATTGGCGTAGTGTGGTTTGATGGTGATTGGATTTCAGATTATACCACTGAAATGGGAAAAGAATTGTACAGTTTTATTCGTGATATTCAACCAAACACCATTATCAACAACAGAGTTGATAAAGGAAGAAACGGTATGGAAGGGATGGACAAAGAAGGCAATTTTGCAGGAGATTTTGGGACACCAGAGCAAGAAATTCCGGATACAGGAATTGATTCTGATTGGGAAGCATGTATGACCATGAACGGGTCATGGGGATACAAACCAGCCGATAATAATTGGAAAAGCAGTGAAGATTTAATTCAGAAATTAGTGGACATCGTATCTAAAGGAGGAAACTTTTTATTGAACATAGGCCCTGATGGTTATGGCAGATTTCCAGCAGAGAGTATTCGCCGTTTAAAAGCCATGGGAGAGTGGACCAAAAAAAATGGAGAAGCCATTTATGGGGTATCTGCAAGTCCTGTTGAAAAACCAAAATGGGGGCGTTATACTAAAAAAGGCAATGTTGTCTATGTACATGTTTTTGATTGGCCAAAAAGTGGAATCCTTACCCTAAATAAAAAATTTAAGGTTAAAAAAGCATCATTGTTAACAGGTTCCAAGGCTATATTGAAAACAACGGCAACATCTAGAGGGGCCATTATAGAGTTACCCATGTTGCCCCCAGACATCCCAGTTACAGTTATAAAAGTACAATTGGAACCAACAGATTGGGCTAATCTTGGTAGATATGAAAAGGCCAATAAAAAGCTTATGAAATCCTCAAAAAATGTAAAAGCTGTTTTTATGGGAAATTCTATTACCCAAGGATGGGTAAAAGCTAATCCAGATTTTTTTACTCAAAATAATTTTATTGGTAGAGGCATTAGCGGTCAAACCACATCACAAATGGTAGCACGTTTTAAACAAGATGTCATTGACTTAAATCCCAATGTTGTAACTATTCTTGCAGGAACCAATGATATTGCAGGAAATAGAGGATTGATTACAGTACCAGAAATTGCGAAGAATATTTCCACAATGGCAGAAATGGCAAAAAAACATAACATTAAGGTAGTTTTAGCTTCGGTTTTACCAGCGAGTAGTTATTCTTGGAGTCCTTCCATAGCGCCTGTTGAAAAAATTACTGAACTCAACGGGCTCATTAAAAACTATGCCCAGGCTAATAATTTGGTGTATTTAGATTACTATTCAAAAATGGTTAACGATAAAAAAGGATTAAAAAAAGAATTAGGTAGAGATACTGTTCACCCTAATGCAGAAGGCTATAATGTAATGGGTCCTTTGGTCAAAGAAGCCATTGAAAAAGCTTTATAGAAGACGTAGTTTCAGATGTAAAGAACCTTTTTTGGAGCAATTAAAGCTTTAAAAATATTTCACATATTTTGAAATCAATTCACCATCACTTCCAATAAACCATAATTTATAGATAATGAATTATGGTTTATAATCTTTTCTAAGAAATAGCCCTATAATTGAGCAATCAATCGAGATGTCTCCTAAATATTCTGAAGAACAGCTATTTATGGAGTATGAATCTACACTATTTTTTTAAAAATGAAATTGAGGATACTACTTACCATTTGCGTGTTTTCTGTCTTTGTTACAAATGCACAAGAGCGAAAATATCTTTTATATACTAACGAAAATATCTCGCGCCTAAAGGAGCAAATAAAGAACAGTGAATCCATAAAAAATCAGTGGAATGAACAGTACAAAAAGGCTAAGAGCTTACTTAAAAAAGATAAACTAAAGTCAGGGGATTGTCTCCTATTAGGATTGGTCTATAGAATGACCGGTGATGAAAAGTTTGCACGTAAAACAAAAGAGGTTCTTCTTAATTATACATCTAGAAAAACTTGGGAAGGCAAGGCGTTATTGGGAAGGACCCCCCCATGGCAAGGTGGATTGGGCACCTCCCACACCAGCTATGATATTGCAATGGGGTTCGACTGTATTTATAGCTATCTATCAGAAACAGAGCAGCAACAAATTGCTCAAGATATTATTCGATTGGGAATCAATCCTGCAAGAGAAGATTGGTTAAACCCAGATACCAGTTATCACACATTTGATACTATGGGACACAACTGGTGGAGTGCTTGCGTTTATATGGCAGGCTTTGCTTCTTTAGCCGTGAGGGACGAAATACCCGAAGCAATAAAATGGGCAAAGGATATTGAGGAATCGGCAATTGAATGGATTAATTTTTCTGGGAGCGTACTACAAAACAAACCATCTACTTTTGACAGGGATGGCGGGTTTTATGAAAGTATTAATTATGCTTCTTATGCAACATCACAATACTTATTATTTTTAAATGGGTTTAGTAATGTATGGCCTGACGAACCTATCTATAAATCTCCCATTTTAGATAAGGTAGGTGACTTTTTTATGAATACAACATATTATGTTGAAGGTAAAAGAAATTTGGCGGTCAATTTTGGTGATTCTAATATTAGAGCCAATGGTGGTCGCATACTAACCTTGCTCTGGAACTTGGGTTATCAAAATAAACAATATGCATGGTATATCAATCATGCAAATACTATTGAATCAGGAAACTCTAATTCGCCAGTTGCTTTAGCATTAAGACCAGACTTGCCTTCTCTTGATTCCAATTATTTACCAAATAGACCTAAATCCCATCTTTACCAAGACATGGGTTGGGCCACAATGCGTAATTCATGGGACAATAATGCAACTATGTTAGCTGTAAAATCAGGATTTTCTTGGAATCATGCCCATGCCGATGCAGGATCCTATATTTTATTCCACAATGGGAAAAATCTAATCATAGATTCAGGGAATGCCAGTTATTTGAATCCATTATATACCGAATACTATTGCCAGAGTGAGGCACACAATGTAGTTTTCTTTGATGGAAAAGCCCAAAACAGAAATGACCCCTATTTTGGAGTGGTCAATTCTGGTTCACTACACAACCTAATTGAAGGGGAAGATTTTAAATACCTATTAGCCAATGCAACAGGCCCTTATTCACAAATTTTGGCTCGTAATTACCGAAGTTTTATTTGGGTTGGAGATGTTATTCTGGTTATTGATGATTTGTTGGCACACGAACCTGGGCAATTTGAATGGTTACTACATTATAATGGGGAGTCCGAATTAAAAGGAGGTATAGATCTTACCATTACAGATGAAGATGCCAAAGTTCTAGTTCGTCCTCTTTATCCGGAAACTTTTCCTCCAGGGGGAGAACGACCTCATGACTTCCCCGAACACATGCGTTTAACCGAAAAATTGGGCTATGAAGACCATCATCCTGAAAATAGGGAACCCTATTGGTCCATCAGTCATTTTGAAAAAACGGCAAGAACAAAGTTTATTTCCGCCATTATATTGGAAAATGAGAAGAACAAAAACAACCTTCCAGTTATAGAACGTTTTGACGGCAAAGATTTTTTAGGAGTTTCCATAACACAAAATGGTAAAACCACGGAAATGTACTTCAATCTATTGGCAGATGGGCGATTAAAACACAGAAATAGCGCCAATACCATGAATGGTTGGGAAACTGATGCCTACCTGACGGTATTAAAATTTGATGAAGGTGTAGATAAAACAAACCTTAACGATATCAAGGAATTATTTGTTGGTCATGGTAGTTATTTAAGGAGGGACAATCAAGTTTTAACCCATGCACTTTCAAAATACACAACCTTAATTGAAGATTTTGGAACAAACCCAAAAGTGACTTTTCAAGGGCAATTCAATACCAAATTTCGGTTCCACACTCCGAAAGGGGATACAAAAGCACTAGTAAATGGTGCTGTTAAAAATGGCCAATTCAATCCATCTAACAATTTACTTTTAATACAGCTGACCAAAAAATAGCAACATGAGGAACAAATGGGGTAAAATAATTTGTATCGTCCTTGGAAACCTAATATTGGCAACCATACTATTAAGCTGTATCAAGCTAGACAAGGATCTTCTGGATATCAATAAATATTTCGCTTCTGCCACAAAAGATATTATTTACCCTTCCAGTGAGCAAATCGAAATGCTAAAAGCAGTGTTGCCCAAAGAAGCGTTTCAACCCGCACCGCCCATTTCAGATAGAACATATTGGAATAAGATTGCTGCCATGGCATCTGGCAAAAATTATCTAAAACTTGCGCTTTCCGAATTGGATGAAAAACCTGAGGTACCTATTGCAGATTCCATTTACAGAAGAGCCAATCTTGAAGGAAACAGAGGAATTTATAAACCTAGGTATTATAGAACCATGGAACGGTTGGAACATTTTATTCTCGCCGAATGTATTGAAAACAAGGGAAGGTTTCTATCGCAAATAAACACCTACCTAAATGCGATCATGGATATGAAATCATGGTTGCACCCAAACCATGATGACAATGAAAATGGAGTTTTGGAAGGCAGACGTGTCTCCATAGATCTTGGCGCTAGAAGATTTGGTTCTGATTTGGCTTTGGCCCAAGTTTTAGTGGGAGAAAAGCTGTCGAAGAATGTAAATGAAAAAATTACAGAGCAGCTAAAATGGCGCATTGTGGATACGTATTTAACCTCATGTAAAAAGAACGATATAAACAATAGATGGATCAAGAGTACAAGCAATTGGAATTCGGTGTGCACAAGTGGATCTATGTTTGTTGCCATTGCAACGTCTACTAATGAGGATGAAAGACTGGAAGCAGTGGGCTCTGCACTTAATAGCATGAAACATTACCTATCCGGTTTTGGCGAAGATGGTTATTGTTCTGAAGGGGCAGGATATTGGAATTATGGTTTTGGGCACTATCTCTATTTGGCTCAAATTTTACATGATTATACCGATGGCAGAATTAACCTATTCGATGCTGGTAATCCTGAAAAATTGAAGAATGTGGGCAACTTCCCAGAAACTTACCAAATTCACACGGGTATTTGTGCACCATTTTCCGATGGTGTTTCCAAGGTTTCGAATGATGGTGGTTTTGCTTATAATATGTCGGCAAGAAAATATGGGGCAGGTATGCCTGTAGATTCTGGAAAACGAAAAACCCATGATTCGTTTTCAGCAGCTTTTCAATTAATTGAATGGGAGTATGAAGCTTTGGTGGATAAAACTAAAAAGGATGTTCAACCAGCATCCGAGTTACAGGATTACACTTATTTTGATGATGTTGGGATGGTAATTTCTCGTGGCAAGCAGAACATTCCATTATCCATAGCCATTAAGGCTGGACATAATTCGGAAAACCATAACCACAGTGATGTGGGAACATATACCATTGTGCTGGATGACCAAATCATGTCTGGAGATATTGGAGCCCCATCTTACATTGCCGGGGCATTTGCTCCTGATAACCCGGCGCGAAGCTCGTGGGGCCATCCAGTGCCAAGAATCAATCATACACTCCAATCCAATGGTAGGGAATTTGAGGGAACAATAACAGCTACCAAGTTCACAGAAAATCTAGACAGAGTAGTGATGGATATAAAATCAGCCTATGAGGTTCCATCACTAACAAAGTTGATTAGAACCATGGAAAATGATAAGTCTGGTGTGGGTGCTGTTTCCATAATAGATGAGTTTTCCTCAACAGAGGCGGTTGCATTTGGAACAGCAATAATGACACTATCCGAATATGAAATCATTAATGCAAATACAGTCGTCTTACACGAGGGAAATCAAAAATTAAAAGCAGCAGTTTCTAGTGACACAGGAGCTTTAAAAATTAGGGATGAGCTTGTACCTGTCAAACATTTAAGAGAAGGTGCCCCTGCATACAGAATTGGAGTTGATTTTACAGAACCAATCAAAGAAGGTTCAATTACGGTCAAATACACGCCGATTTTATAAATATTTAGAGGAATAAACCATTTACCAGTAATGATCAATGATTAAAATGGTCTCTTTATCGCAAATAGGTTATTACTTGGATAAAGCCGAATTAAAAGGCAAAGGAATAAACAAAAAAACATTCAAATCATGAAATACCCAATAATCCTATTATTTCTGATTTCTTTACTTGGTTGTAATGAAAAACCAATTGATATAACTATTTATGCCGACCAAAATATTCAAGATGAGGTAAGCTATGGCATTGAAAAGATAAACACTCAACTAGCCAAAAATGAAGGTAAGATTCGGTTCTCCAGTAATGAAAAGGAGGCTGATATCGTTCTCGTTATTGTCCCCCAGAAAGATTTAGATTCGGAGAAAAACGATGGATTTGACTTGATTAAGTCAGGTGATGGTTACAAAATTTCATCTGAATGTAACCGAGGACTACTCTATGGTTTATTGCATATTGAAGAGCAATTATCTAATGGTAAAAATTGGGGGAATCTTGAAGCTAAATCCGTAACTGCACATCATGACTTTAGAGCTATCAAATTCAACTTGCCATGGTATTCTTACCGCAGTGGAGAAAACCTTTCAGTACACACCGAGACTTGTAAAGACTTGAAATTCTGGGAAACATTTCTGGATATGATGGTTGAAAATAAATTCAATGCCCTTACACTTTGGAACATGCATCCCTATATGTATATGGTTAAATCTACTTCGTTTCCAAAGGCATCACCTTTCAATGATGAAGAAATGGCAGAATGGGAGACGTTCTGGAAGCATCTTTTCAAGATGGCAAAAGACCGAGGTATTGATACTTACATTGTCAACTGGAATATCTTCCTACCGGAGGAGTTTGCGAAAGAATATAATGTTGGGAGTTACTCTTCTGAAAAAGGAAAAAATCACTTTGGAGAGGGAGAAAACAATCAGGACGTAGAAGATTACACGCGTGAGGTAGTGACCCAGACAATCAATACGTATGAAGACCTAACAGGTATCGGAATTACTCTGGGTGAGCGCATGGGAGGAATGACATCCAAAGAAAGGAGTGATTGGGCCAATAGAACAATGATAGCTGGCTTAAAGGCAGCAAACCGAAAGGCAAGGCTCATATATAGGGCACCACTTTCTGCGGGTAAAGAAAATAGTGGAACGGTCAGCACTTCAGCGGAGAAATTGACACGAAATGCAGTGGAAAATATGGGAATGGATGATGATGTCTGGATTGAATTTAAGTTCAACTGGTCTCATGCCCATTCTTCTCCAAAGTTGTCGATCGTCCATGGCGGAATGTTAACAGACACATACTGGGAGCCGTATTCCGAAAAGTACAAAGCAGTTTGGACTATGAGGAATGAAGATTTCTTCGTGATGCGTTGGGGAGACCCAGATTTTATCAGGGAATTTTTGGATTTGAATAGTCAAAAATATGTTGGAGGTTGCATAATTGGTTCAGAAACTTACATTCCGGCAAAGGATTTTATAACAAAAGAAGAATACCGTACATGGGATTACGCTTTTCAAAGGCAGTGGCTTTTTTATAAGGTATGGGGAAATCTTTTGTACGACCGACAAACCTCGGATGACTATTTCTCCATGGCATTCGCCGATAAGTTTGGTTTAGATGATGGTACGGAACTAGTAGAGGCTTGGAAACTGGCTTCAAAGAACCCGAACCGTCTTGCCTCCTTTTTTGGAAGTACCTGGGATGCAACTATTTATTCAGAGGGGTTTAAAACAAATAACGGAAAGTTCATTGATATTGATAAGTTCATCTCCCGCAATGTTCTGGATTCTACCTATGTGAATATTCGTGATTTTGTTGTTGGTAACTATGATAAAGAAACTCAAGTTAATCCACTGGAATTAGCTGAAAAAACAGAAAATCAGTCTGCAAGAATATTGGAAATTTTAAAGGCCCAAAGAAAAAATGAAGTTTCCGCAGACTTGGAAATTGAATTGACAGATCTTGAATTTTGGGCTAACTACGGACATTATTTTGCTTCAAAAATACGGGCTGGTGTAGCCTTGGAAAGTTTCAGGACAGGCAAAGATGTTGAAGGACAAACCAAGGCAGTTGAGATTCTTGAAAATGGGAAAATATATTGGAACAACATGGTAGAGTTGGTTGAAAGGTATAACGTAGCGGTAATGCCTCATCAATTTGACAAGGAGTTTTCCTGGAGAGAACACCTTACAGATATAGATAAAGATATTATTATAGCAAAAAATGCTTCAGTTCAATAAAACTTGTCATAATTGGGCAACTCAGTTAGCCTTATATAGGAAAACAAAAAATAAGAACTATCAGAATAAAACGGTCTCCCAACTATTGAAAGCAAGAGACTATTGGAAAAAGTATACTGAAACGGCGATGCTTCAAAACATCAATCCGATTTGGACCAACAGGGTAGGACATGTGGATTGGATGAAAGCGATTGATTTTGCCGATTTGAATGTAACTATTGCAGGTAAAGACTAAACTAAAATTATGAAATACATATTAATATTGATCGCCGGATTGGCCTTTATAGTATCGTCTTGCGATAATGATAGGTATCCATCCAATGAAATAGCTTTCTACGTCTCACCAGATGGTAGCGACTCCCAAAACGGAACAAGTATTCAAAGTCCATTTGCCACTTTAGAAAAAGTACGCAACACCATAAGGGAAATCAAACAGAAAGGAGAACTTAATAAACCTGTGAACGTATACCTTCAAGGAGGTACTTACCAGCTTTCTAAACCTTTCGTTCTAAGCGCTGAAGATTCTGGAACTGAGGAATTTCCGATTACTTACCGTGCTCATGAAAATGAAAAGCCAATACTTAGTGGTGGACTACAGATTAGTGAATGGACAAAAGCCGAACTTAATGGTCATAGTGTGCTGGTTTCAGATGTTTCCAAAATTAAAGGATATGCCCCGTTTGAACAGTTATGGGTAAACAGCCATCGTGCAATTCAAGCAAGAACTCCTAATAGTGGTTATTTAAAGGTGCCAATGAATCAGGGAGCTGACACTAAGGAAGTAAGGCGACGCAGCACTTATGATTTTTTATACACTGAAGAAGATGAACATTACTTAGAAGGCGTAGATGATGGAGTGGCCGTGGTATTTAACAAATGGTTAGAGTATCATATGCCCATTGACAGGATTGATAGACAAAACAAAAAGATTGTCTCAACAAAAAAAAGTGGTAGGGCCATTGAAGCAGATGACGATTACTATCTAGAGGGAGGTCGTGTTATGCTGGATAAGCCGGGTGAATGGTATCTAGACAGACAGGATAAAAAACTGTACTATTTTCCGTTGGAGGGAGAGACGGAGGTTGTGGCAACAATTCCTTCATTGATCAATGTGCTTCGCTTAGAAGGTGATGCAGCTAACAATAAATTGGTTGAACATGTTCAGTTTAAAGGATTGACTTTTAGTCATACCACTTGGATTTTACCCAGAGATGTTGAAGAATCCGGTTATGGACAAGCTGACATTAGAATGGATGGGGCCGTGTTTTTAACGGGTGCAAAAAATTGTCTTTTTGAGGAATGTGAAGTTACAGCTATTGGCAACTATGGAATTGAAATTTCACTTGGATGTTCAAATAACAGAATTCTGGGATGTGACATTCACGATTTGGGGGCTGGTGGGTTTTTAATCGGTCCTAAAATACGTCCAAAAGGAAAAGTCGCAGCTGAAGATATTGGAGGAGAATTACCTCCCGTATTGGAAAAACCAACCGATGCAACCAGTAATAATGAAATAGCAGATTGTCGTATTTACGATGGCGGTAAATACTTTCATTGCGCCGTTGGTATTTGGATAGGACAAAGCCCAGATAACCACATCCATCATAACGAAATCTATGATTTTTATTATTCTGGAATTTCCACCGGATGGACTTGGGGCTACGGGCCAGCACTTGCTACTGGCAATATTTTTGAATACAATCATATTCATCATATCGGTAAGCTAACGAATGGCGATGGTTCTGTACTTAGTGATTTGGGCGGTATTTATACTTTAGGAAATCAAACAGGAACCATTATTCGCAATAATGAATTTCATGATATCTGGGCTGGAAAATATGGAGGTTGGGCCATTTATTGTGACGAGGGCACCACCAACATACTGGTTGAAAATAATCTGGCCTATCGTTGTCGCCATGCTTGTTTTAATCAGCACTATGGTAAGGACAATATTGTTAGTAATAATATTTTCGCTTTTGCCGATACTAGTGTCATCATGATGGCAAAAATTCAACCACATACGGCGTATATATTAAAGAATAATATTTTGCTCAGTGATGGCACACCTATTTATGCTGGGGGTTATGAGTATATGGTGGAACAAAGAGATGGTTTTGTGGCCGATAGCAATTTGGTATGGTCAACAACTGGTAAGGTTTTGGGTGCGCAGAACCGTTTTCCAAGCCGGATTTACGAACCTAACGAAGCAGTTATGAGTTGGGAAGAGTGGAAAACACTTGGTAATGACCAAAATTCTATAATTGCAGATCCTGGCTTTGCAGATTCTGAAAACGGAGATTTTAGTTTACCGGATGACAGTCCTGCATTGAAAATAGGCTTCAAACCATTTCCACTCGGTCAAACAGGGCCTCGATAATTTTGCTAGGATTTATAAACTATACGGATAATGAAAAAACCAATACATATTGTGAAAATTAAACTCAATCAAATAATAGTATTTGTTTTGTTCTCATTTTTATTGCAATTAGGGTGCGCTCCATCTGAAAAAAAAGAATCCCTTGATGCAGATGTTATCATCTATGGCGGAACTTCAGCAGCAATTGCTACTGCAGTACAATTAAAACGAATGGACAAATCCGTTTTAATAGTTTGTCCTGAAAAACATATTGGAGGTCTGTCAACAAGCGGACTTGGATTTACGGATTTGGGCAATAAAAGTGTTATTGGAGGGATTTCAAAAGAATTTTATCAACGTGTCTATGAGCATTATCAGGATAAAAGCGCCTGGAATTGGCAACCAAGGAATGAATATGGTAATGAAGGTCAAGGAACTACCGCTATTGATGATAGTTTAAAAACCATGTGGACTTTTGAACCACATGTTGCGGAAAAAATCTTTGAAAATATGGTCAAAGAGAATAAGATCAAGGTACTTCGCAACAAATGGCTCAATAGAGAATCAGGAGTTGAACTAAAAGATGGCAAAATTATATCCATTACCATGCTGGATGGTGAAAAATACAAAGGAAAGGTCTTTATAGACGCCACTTACGAAGGTGATTTGATGGCAGCAGCCAAAGTAAATTATCATGTGGGTCGTGAAGCGAATAGTGTTTACAATGAACAATGGAATGGGGTTCAAAAAGGCGAGTATCACCACAGTCACAATTTTCAACAACTAAATATCAGTCCGTATGTAATTCCTGGAGATTCCACTAGCGGGGTACTTCCTAGAATCTCAACTGAAAATCCCGGTGAAAATGGAACTGGAGACCATCGTGTACAGGCCTATAATTATCGCTTATGTACCACCAATGCTGAAGGAAATATTGTTCCCTTTGAAAAACCGGAAAATTATGACCCTGCACAATATGAGCTGTTGAGACGTATTT contains:
- a CDS encoding alpha-L-fucosidase, which produces MMKKITTLLLLFLLASYQSPAQISTKKEKLSDDERMAWWRDAKFGMFIHWGAYSIIGGERGTKIAGGGAEWAMDKLDFTVEDYEKFPEMFNPVLFDADAWVSMAKDAGMKYIVITSKHHEGFGLWDSKVSDYDIMDRAPFKRDIIKELSEACKKQGIKFCFYYSIVDWHHPQAQGNLYPNYNIAQHDDPSVVNPEFPEYFNNYMKPQVKELLTNYGDIGVVWFDGDWISDYTTEMGKELYSFIRDIQPNTIINNRVDKGRNGMEGMDKEGNFAGDFGTPEQEIPDTGIDSDWEACMTMNGSWGYKPADNNWKSSEDLIQKLVDIVSKGGNFLLNIGPDGYGRFPAESIRRLKAMGEWTKKNGEAIYGVSASPVEKPKWGRYTKKGNVVYVHVFDWPKSGILTLNKKFKVKKASLLTGSKAILKTTATSRGAIIELPMLPPDIPVTVIKVQLEPTDWANLGRYEKANKKLMKSSKNVKAVFMGNSITQGWVKANPDFFTQNNFIGRGISGQTTSQMVARFKQDVIDLNPNVVTILAGTNDIAGNRGLITVPEIAKNISTMAEMAKKHNIKVVLASVLPASSYSWSPSIAPVEKITELNGLIKNYAQANNLVYLDYYSKMVNDKKGLKKELGRDTVHPNAEGYNVMGPLVKEAIEKAL
- a CDS encoding heparinase II/III family protein is translated as MKLRILLTICVFSVFVTNAQERKYLLYTNENISRLKEQIKNSESIKNQWNEQYKKAKSLLKKDKLKSGDCLLLGLVYRMTGDEKFARKTKEVLLNYTSRKTWEGKALLGRTPPWQGGLGTSHTSYDIAMGFDCIYSYLSETEQQQIAQDIIRLGINPAREDWLNPDTSYHTFDTMGHNWWSACVYMAGFASLAVRDEIPEAIKWAKDIEESAIEWINFSGSVLQNKPSTFDRDGGFYESINYASYATSQYLLFLNGFSNVWPDEPIYKSPILDKVGDFFMNTTYYVEGKRNLAVNFGDSNIRANGGRILTLLWNLGYQNKQYAWYINHANTIESGNSNSPVALALRPDLPSLDSNYLPNRPKSHLYQDMGWATMRNSWDNNATMLAVKSGFSWNHAHADAGSYILFHNGKNLIIDSGNASYLNPLYTEYYCQSEAHNVVFFDGKAQNRNDPYFGVVNSGSLHNLIEGEDFKYLLANATGPYSQILARNYRSFIWVGDVILVIDDLLAHEPGQFEWLLHYNGESELKGGIDLTITDEDAKVLVRPLYPETFPPGGERPHDFPEHMRLTEKLGYEDHHPENREPYWSISHFEKTARTKFISAIILENEKNKNNLPVIERFDGKDFLGVSITQNGKTTEMYFNLLADGRLKHRNSANTMNGWETDAYLTVLKFDEGVDKTNLNDIKELFVGHGSYLRRDNQVLTHALSKYTTLIEDFGTNPKVTFQGQFNTKFRFHTPKGDTKALVNGAVKNGQFNPSNNLLLIQLTKK
- a CDS encoding right-handed parallel beta-helix repeat-containing protein, which translates into the protein MKYILILIAGLAFIVSSCDNDRYPSNEIAFYVSPDGSDSQNGTSIQSPFATLEKVRNTIREIKQKGELNKPVNVYLQGGTYQLSKPFVLSAEDSGTEEFPITYRAHENEKPILSGGLQISEWTKAELNGHSVLVSDVSKIKGYAPFEQLWVNSHRAIQARTPNSGYLKVPMNQGADTKEVRRRSTYDFLYTEEDEHYLEGVDDGVAVVFNKWLEYHMPIDRIDRQNKKIVSTKKSGRAIEADDDYYLEGGRVMLDKPGEWYLDRQDKKLYYFPLEGETEVVATIPSLINVLRLEGDAANNKLVEHVQFKGLTFSHTTWILPRDVEESGYGQADIRMDGAVFLTGAKNCLFEECEVTAIGNYGIEISLGCSNNRILGCDIHDLGAGGFLIGPKIRPKGKVAAEDIGGELPPVLEKPTDATSNNEIADCRIYDGGKYFHCAVGIWIGQSPDNHIHHNEIYDFYYSGISTGWTWGYGPALATGNIFEYNHIHHIGKLTNGDGSVLSDLGGIYTLGNQTGTIIRNNEFHDIWAGKYGGWAIYCDEGTTNILVENNLAYRCRHACFNQHYGKDNIVSNNIFAFADTSVIMMAKIQPHTAYILKNNILLSDGTPIYAGGYEYMVEQRDGFVADSNLVWSTTGKVLGAQNRFPSRIYEPNEAVMSWEEWKTLGNDQNSIIADPGFADSENGDFSLPDDSPALKIGFKPFPLGQTGPR
- a CDS encoding FAD-dependent oxidoreductase, whose amino-acid sequence is MKKPIHIVKIKLNQIIVFVLFSFLLQLGCAPSEKKESLDADVIIYGGTSAAIATAVQLKRMDKSVLIVCPEKHIGGLSTSGLGFTDLGNKSVIGGISKEFYQRVYEHYQDKSAWNWQPRNEYGNEGQGTTAIDDSLKTMWTFEPHVAEKIFENMVKENKIKVLRNKWLNRESGVELKDGKIISITMLDGEKYKGKVFIDATYEGDLMAAAKVNYHVGREANSVYNEQWNGVQKGEYHHSHNFQQLNISPYVIPGDSTSGVLPRISTENPGENGTGDHRVQAYNYRLCTTNAEGNIVPFEKPENYDPAQYELLRRIFRGGRTSMFGGGKIPNKKRDVNNVGPFSSDNIGMNYEYPEASYEKRKEILDEHISYHKGLLYFWGHDESVPERLRVNIKKWGLAKDEFIDNNHWPYQIYVREARRMVGDFVMTENEILGKKEVTKPIGMGSYTMDSHNVQRYITKEGYVQNEGDLGVDADASYQIHLGTILPKKEECKNLIVPVAVSSSHIAYGSIRMEPVFMILGQSAGTLAGMALEEDKSMYDIPFESLSRQLREDGQILEYEPQLEKISE